Part of the Candidatus Brocadia sinica JPN1 genome, TTATTTTTTATCTTTTCCATCCCTTTTCACACCCAGCAAATATCCCCATAGCTACAGCACTTGCACATCTTCGTCTTTTGGTGTGGTGGAGGCAATTCGGCATTCACGATATCTTGAATTTCCTTCAAAATTGATTGAATCTTTTCGTCATCACCCTGTTCTAAAAATACGTCCAGGGTCTTTTTGAGTTTTGGATAATTTATCTTGCCCGTAATACCCTCCGCCCCCTTTTGTTTCAGATACCAGAGGTAATACTTCAACTGCCAGATATGCGGTTCTTCCACCTTGTCAGATTTTTTCACCTCGTGAATGACCCTGTCCTTACCAATAAAGTCAATTTTAATCGTGTCGTCAATATCAATCTCCTTCTTCTCCCGTTCATATGACGTCTCATGGATCAGCTTGCCGAGGTAGACCGCGTCACTCGTCTGTTCCATCTCAATATTTCTGGAAAAATACCAGAGCTTCTTTTTGCAGAGGAAGTAGTAGTTCATCTGGGTGCCGGTGAAGCGAATACTTTTTAAATTAACGTCCATTATAATTTAGCCGCGAACACTTTATTAACAGGGATAGACAGGATGGACAGGATATTTTCTTATCGTTTCCATTTCTGTTAGGTAAAGATTACCACAAAGGGTGATGAGAACGTAAAGAAATAAAGGAAAAGGGGAAATTTTGTATACTGCTATCGCCTATCCTTTTTTATAGGAAATATAGTAACCTGAATATTTAATATGGCAAGTTAAATATTAAGGGTAATAGACAGACCAAAAGTGTTCGTTTCACTCCAGATAGCCAAACGAGACCAACGAAATAATCTACATCCATTCAGTCTTTCAATTTTCTCAATACGCTGGCGAATTCACTTTTGTTAAGTTTTCCCGTTGAAAGGTCCAGCATGGCGTCGTAGAGTTTCCCCTGAGGATCCGAAATGCTGATTCCATTAAGTTCGAGAAAGACCAGCGTGGATACCAGGGCGGTACGCTTGTTACCATCAACAAAAG contains:
- the cas4 gene encoding CRISPR-associated protein Cas4, encoding MDVNLKSIRFTGTQMNYYFLCKKKLWYFSRNIEMEQTSDAVYLGKLIHETSYEREKKEIDIDDTIKIDFIGKDRVIHEVKKSDKVEEPHIWQLKYYLWYLKQKGAEGITGKINYPKLKKTLDVFLEQGDDEKIQSILKEIQDIVNAELPPPHQKTKMCKCCSYGDICWV